In the genome of Pseudomonadota bacterium, one region contains:
- a CDS encoding DNA-binding protein, which yields MTLAIDLPDGQLDQLRLVANRAGIPVEELVRAMVLAQLAQDESFEDAAQHVLQKNEELYRRLG from the coding sequence ATGACCCTTGCCATCGACCTCCCGGATGGCCAGCTGGACCAGCTCCGCCTGGTCGCAAATCGCGCCGGAATCCCGGTGGAGGAGTTGGTGCGCGCGATGGTGCTCGCTCAGCTAGCTCAGGACGAGTCTTTCGAGGACGCCGCACAGCACGTCCTTCAGAAGAACGAAGAGCTCTACCGCCGTCTAGGCTGA
- a CDS encoding type II toxin-antitoxin system death-on-curing family toxin, producing MMRLLNLTQVLALHQRIVATSGGSPGIRDLGALLSALSQPSVTFDGQELYPTLEEKAAALCLSLVSGHPFIDGNKRLAHAATEVFLVLNGHELDATVDEQEQLMLALASGEVSRAVLVDGSGPTRFL from the coding sequence CTGATGCGTCTCCTCAACCTCACGCAGGTGCTCGCGTTGCACCAGCGTATTGTCGCGACGAGCGGAGGCTCCCCTGGCATCCGCGATTTGGGCGCCCTGCTGTCGGCGCTCAGCCAACCGAGCGTGACATTCGACGGTCAGGAGCTCTACCCGACTTTGGAGGAAAAGGCGGCGGCGCTCTGCCTCAGCTTGGTGTCGGGCCATCCGTTCATTGACGGCAACAAGCGTCTCGCGCACGCGGCGACGGAGGTTTTTCTTGTTCTCAACGGACACGAGCTTGACGCGACGGTGGACGAGCAAGAGCAGCTGATGCTTGCGCTCGCATCGGGCGAGGTATCGCGTGCAGTGCTGGTCGACGGTTCAGGGCCCACACGGTTCCTCTAG